The following DNA comes from Natranaerovirga pectinivora.
ATATTGAAGAATCTGATTCATTTGGTGATAGAATTGGAATTGTATGCCGTTGGGTCTCAGATTATGAAAAAAGTACAAAAGACATTTTTAGAGGATGCAAAGTGTCTATATCTATTCCACCTATATCAAAAAGTGCTAAAACAAGTGGTATACCTGTAAAACCTCAACTTATGTTAGGCGTTAATAAGAATTCAGATAATGTTAAAGAAGTTGTTAAGTTTTTAAATTGGATTTATAATGATCCAGAAGGCATTAAAGCTTGGGGAACCAATAGAGGTCCATCACCAACTGTTATAGGAAAAAAAGTTCAGGAAGATGAAAAAATGATTAATCCTAATATATCTAATGCATTAACACTAGCATTGGAAAATGGGGGATCATCAGAGAATCAAATCTCTAATTATGGCACTGTTATTAAAGTGTTTTCGGATATTAATGATAAAGTATTTCAAGGTAATATAGCACCTGAAGAGGGTGCGGATCAATTGGTAAAAAGTATAGATAAAATTCTTGAGAAACTTAGAAAAAAACAACGAAAAACTAAAAATAGAAAACAATAAAGGTAAAACAAAAGTAAAAGTGACTTGGGCACTATAAAAAACATTTATTAAGTGATAAGTCACCTTTGTTCTTGCCAAAATTGAACTTTCTTATAAAGTTAAAAAAGAAGTAGAATGATTCTACTTCTTTTTTATGAAAAAATACTAAGGCCTAAAACTAGAAAAACAATACAAATAATTAAAAAGATAAAAAATAGTATTCTAGCAATACCAGCTGCTGCTGTTGCAATTACTCCAAAACCAAAAAGCCCTGCGATAATAGCTATAATTAGAAATAACAATGCCCATTTAAGCATAGATATCACACCTTTGTAAGATTGTTTTTCTTACTCTGTGTAAGAATATAATTATCATTTGCTTTTCTAAAGTAAAAAATGCAAAAATCTTGAAATATTTATGTAGCAGTATTTGACAACTTATTGTCTTTAAACCATTTTATAAGGTAGATAGAACCGATAAAAACAGAAATTAAAAATCCATAAGCAATATAGCCTGTTAAGTGAATTCGCATAGTAATAAAAAGAGAATTAATTAAAACTGCAAAAATTAAATACTTCATATTAGAAGACTTAATACTATAAATAACAAATAAAGATAGAAGTATTTGAATGATAAACGATAGCAATTGATTCACACCATCACTCAAAAATAAAAATGGATTATCCATAAACAGACTTTTGACAGATTCTATTTCACTTAATGCCACACCTTGTTTTAACATTTGATTTTCAAAGGTATTTTGTAACATAGTAATAGCAGTAAACAAATACATAGCATAATAAAAGCCTAAAATTACAATTGATTTTATACCTTCATAAGACAAACTATAAGCAATTCCATTATCATATGTACAATTGTTTTTAGCAATAAATTTAAATGTAATATATCGGGTTGTTTCTTCTATAATACCACTTGTAAAACCAACAATTAGACTGATTAAAAAAGGAAATGTTATTTTCAATTGATCATACCAAGCCATAGTTGAAAAATAATCTAATAATGGTATGGTAATCATCATTTGGGATATAAAGAAGGCCATTATACCAATAAAAATAATTTTTAGAGAATAAGACGTTTTGTTCTTTAATACGATTAATCCGATAATAGGTACCACAACAGCAATTAATAGTGTTAAAATTATAAAAATCAAAGATGTTATAAGCAATTTAATTCTCCTCCTCATATGATTATAAACTTATATCTAATAATACTACTTTGCAATAAAAAAAACAAATAATTAAAAAGTCTAACTTAACTAAACTTATTAATACATATACAATATATTTGAAAAATGATATAATATTTATGATAAATTAAGGGAGGGATCAAAGTATGAAAATGACAAAATTAGGTATTAGCACAGGACTTTTAAGCAGTATTTGCTTTTTCTTTGCCTATTATAGTATTTGGGTGGGTACTGCATTAATGTTAGCTGTTATTGTATTAAACCTTAACAATACAGTTAAACGAAATGCTATTCAAGGAGTAGTAACATTTGGTTCATTAATAATCCTTAAATCTATTTATGATAGATTCTTTTGGCTTATTGATAGATTTACTAGAGGAACCAATACTTTCAACATATGGTTTAATGAAGTGTATAGATGGTTTTTATTGGTAATAGTACTATATTGTATTATCAATGCAATAAAAGAGAAAATTGTATATATACCAATTGTATCAGACTTTGTAAATAAAAACATAGATGACTTAGATTAAGAATATAAAAGAAGACTCTACCACAAAAGGATAGAGCCTTCTTTTTTTATGCAGCTTCTGGTTCCGTAGATTGAGACTCATTGAATAGATTAGTTGATTTTGTAATAATAAAAAAGGTTATAACAGCCACTAAGCAAATAATTGAATTAACAAAGAATACACCTGAAATTCCAATGTATGTAGTAGCAAATCCCCCTACTGAAGATCCGATGATTCTACTTAGTCCACTAAGAATAATAGCATTCATCATTTGACCGCTGGCTTTTAATTCTTTTACAACATTGTCACTAACAAATTGAGCCATACATAGATAAAAAACAATAAATGTAAATCCGTGTAATGTCCAAATAAAAGGCAATGTAACTTCTGATAATGCAAAAGCAAATAAAAACCATCTGATAGACTGGATTAGCCCAGAAAACATGAGAATATTTATAATACCAAAGCGTTTATAAAGCCTATCAAAAAACATCATAAAAGGAAACTGGCTAAAGGATCCAATGGAAACACCCAGGCCTATGATTCCAGTACTAATCCCTAAACTTTTACTATACAAAGAATGAAATGAGTTGAAAAAACCAAATGCAGTAGATATTATTAAAGCATAACTAAAAATAATAATGAGTCGTTTGTCTTTAAATAACACTAAAATATTAACTTTTTGTTTTCCTTTACTTTGATGACCTTCTACTGGTGGATAGAATAAAGCTAATAATAAAGATGAAAACATTAAAATTGAAAAAACGGGAAACATATACATGATATTGTTTTCAAAAATTCTACCAGCAAAATAAGCCATAAGGGCAAAACCCAGTGAACCGATTGTTCTTATATGAGAGAATTTAAATTTGTTAGATGTTGATAACTCTAAAGTAATGGCATCGCTTATAGGATTTATAGCACATTGGAAGAAATTAAAGGTCCCTAAAGCAAGTGCTAATAAAATAAATCGATCTCCTGATAAGGGTAAAAACCAAATAGTAGCCGATGCAGCAATAAGACAAATATATAAAACAGTATTTTTATACTTAGAACGATCACTAACAATGCCCCATAATGGCTGAGCAAATAGAATGATGATACCACCTAAAGATTCTAATAAACCTATTTGAGCACCATCGAATTTTAAAACATCTGAGTAGTAAATACCTATAAAAGCTCCAAATGCGCTATAACTCATAAACCTAATAGCATAATAAAGAGAAATAGGTATTAGTATTGATTTTGTCCGTTTCATTTTAGTTATGTCCTCCTTCAGCTAAACACTTGTTCAAATATTGCAAATAAATTAATGATTATAAAAGAAAATCGATGTATTTAGTAACTTATAGATTATAACATAAGTGTGGTAAAAGTAAAAACTAAAAATAATGAACAAAT
Coding sequences within:
- a CDS encoding DUF1328 domain-containing protein, giving the protein MLKWALLFLIIAIIAGLFGFGVIATAAAGIARILFFIFLIICIVFLVLGLSIFS
- a CDS encoding YhfC family glutamic-type intramembrane protease, whose amino-acid sequence is MLITSLIFIILTLLIAVVVPIIGLIVLKNKTSYSLKIIFIGIMAFFISQMMITIPLLDYFSTMAWYDQLKITFPFLISLIVGFTSGIIEETTRYITFKFIAKNNCTYDNGIAYSLSYEGIKSIVILGFYYAMYLFTAITMLQNTFENQMLKQGVALSEIESVKSLFMDNPFLFLSDGVNQLLSFIIQILLSLFVIYSIKSSNMKYLIFAVLINSLFITMRIHLTGYIAYGFLISVFIGSIYLIKWFKDNKLSNTAT
- a CDS encoding MFS transporter is translated as MKRTKSILIPISLYYAIRFMSYSAFGAFIGIYYSDVLKFDGAQIGLLESLGGIIILFAQPLWGIVSDRSKYKNTVLYICLIAASATIWFLPLSGDRFILLALALGTFNFFQCAINPISDAITLELSTSNKFKFSHIRTIGSLGFALMAYFAGRIFENNIMYMFPVFSILMFSSLLLALFYPPVEGHQSKGKQKVNILVLFKDKRLIIIFSYALIISTAFGFFNSFHSLYSKSLGISTGIIGLGVSIGSFSQFPFMMFFDRLYKRFGIINILMFSGLIQSIRWFLFAFALSEVTLPFIWTLHGFTFIVFYLCMAQFVSDNVVKELKASGQMMNAIILSGLSRIIGSSVGGFATTYIGISGVFFVNSIICLVAVITFFIITKSTNLFNESQSTEPEAA